In a single window of the Candidatus Kaiserbacteria bacterium genome:
- the rpsP gene encoding 30S ribosomal protein S16 gives MLKMRLQRIGRKNNPSYRVVVTDSRNAPSRGRHVDFIGSYDPLLGRFQIDAAKAKHWLSHGVQPSDTVYNFLISEKIIEGKKRNALSRKSPIIDEAKLKAEAEAKAAKEAAEKAAKEAAEAPVEVAQTPAEETVAA, from the coding sequence ATGTTAAAGATGCGTTTACAACGAATTGGTCGCAAGAATAACCCTTCATATCGTGTTGTTGTTACTGACTCTCGAAATGCCCCTTCACGCGGGCGTCATGTTGATTTCATTGGTTCGTACGACCCACTCCTCGGACGTTTTCAAATTGATGCCGCAAAGGCAAAGCATTGGCTTAGTCATGGCGTACAGCCTTCAGATACTGTGTACAACTTCCTCATTTCAGAAAAGATTATTGAAGGAAAGAAGAGGAATGCACTCTCACGAAAATCTCCAATCATTGACGAAGCAAAATTGAAAGCAGAAGCAGAGGCAAAAGCCGCTAAGGAAGCCGCAGAAAAAGCAGCCAAGGAGGCCGCAGAAGCACCTGTAGAAGTAGCACAAACTCCCGCAGAAGAGACAGTCGCTGCATAA
- a CDS encoding KH domain-containing protein yields the protein MELDQQFLEQVVKALVDHPETVKINRTVDEMGVLLTLDVHAEDMGKIIGRSGNTAKAIRTLLRVVGMKNDARVNLKINEPEGGTRSVPSAVAADMGAIDGGADDAPAAPKSLDEAIDGLRI from the coding sequence ATGGAGTTAGATCAGCAATTTCTCGAACAAGTGGTAAAGGCACTTGTCGACCACCCAGAAACCGTAAAGATTAATCGAACCGTTGACGAGATGGGCGTATTGCTTACCTTGGATGTACACGCAGAGGATATGGGAAAGATTATTGGACGTTCAGGAAACACCGCAAAGGCAATCCGCACACTCCTTCGTGTTGTGGGTATGAAGAATGATGCGCGTGTTAATCTCAAGATTAATGAACCAGAAGGTGGTACACGCTCAGTCCCTTCAGCAGTTGCTGCTGATATGGGCGCTATTGACGGTGGTGCCGATGATGCACCAGCCGCTCCAAAATCTTTGGATGAAGCCATAGATGGCTTACGCATCTAG
- the trmD gene encoding tRNA (guanosine(37)-N1)-methyltransferase TrmD yields MHFHVITLFPEICEAYTDSSILGRAQKTEKGKGAKHRGKKIEVTYYNPREYTTDKHHKVDDRPYGGGPGMVMYAEPILKAWEKAVGRKKDKGKVKTLIMSPRGAKFDTAMAKKLAGKYEHLVLISGRYEGIDSRVLQILNAEEVSVGDYVLTGGELPALAIIDSIARQVPGVLGTFESLEEERISSGEMYTRPEILTYKKKEYKVPPVFLSGDHKVIQERKKSN; encoded by the coding sequence ATGCATTTTCACGTCATAACCTTATTTCCCGAAATCTGCGAGGCATATACCGATTCGTCTATTCTTGGTCGTGCGCAAAAGACGGAGAAGGGAAAAGGTGCGAAGCATCGTGGAAAGAAAATCGAGGTGACGTACTATAATCCTCGTGAGTACACGACCGATAAGCACCACAAAGTGGATGACCGTCCTTATGGCGGGGGCCCAGGAATGGTGATGTACGCAGAGCCCATACTCAAAGCGTGGGAAAAGGCAGTGGGGCGAAAAAAGGATAAGGGGAAAGTGAAGACACTCATCATGTCACCCCGCGGTGCGAAGTTTGATACCGCAATGGCAAAGAAACTTGCAGGGAAGTATGAGCACCTCGTACTTATCTCAGGCAGGTACGAAGGTATTGATTCGCGTGTCCTTCAGATACTGAATGCAGAGGAAGTCTCTGTGGGTGATTATGTGCTCACCGGAGGAGAACTTCCCGCACTCGCTATCATTGACTCCATTGCCCGCCAAGTCCCCGGAGTCCTTGGTACCTTTGAATCTCTCGAAGAAGAACGTATCTCAAGTGGGGAAATGTACACCCGCCCCGAGATCCTCACATACAAGAAAAAAGAATACAAAGTCCCACCGGTCTTTCTCTCGGGGGATCACAAGGTGATACAGGAGAGAAAAAAAAGTAATTAA